The DNA sequence CATTACGTCATACGTCACACACAACCGCATAATTCATATCACACCAACTCACGCCACACAGTTACatcacatcacacaccacaTCTAGCCACAGAACAACCCTTATCACTCAAAGCCACACATACTCGTATAACCACATCACAACCCCACATCTCACCCTCCACACCACGTCACACAGAACACTCAACCACACCACTCCGCACATAACTCCCAGCCACACCATGGACACAAAGCCACAAAATACCACACATTACATCAGCCACACAACAGTCCATATCATACCCAATCATTTGATAATCCATATCACTTGTATCACAAGAGCCAAACAGCAACCAAAACCAGTCATACCACACAAAACGACATCAGACAGCATAATGAAGTCCAGCCACACAACAACAACCGATATGACAgtcataccacacacacacacacacacacacacacacacacacacacacacacacacacacaaataaaaaaaaataaataaataaataaacaaataaataaaataaaataaaataaaataaaatgaaataaatattttaatatataaaatatagtaataataataataataataataataataataataataataataataataataataataataataatccaaacaacaacaacattagtaaaaaacaatgaaattgAGTAACAGACTGACCTACTCAACAACAGCTCGCGACTGTCTCCCTCCCCCTATCCAGTATTTACAGCATGGAAAGCAGTGGACGTATAAGTGAGAACATAGGCGACTCATACTTTCAGATAACGGCTTTGGCATGGTTGTCGGCTTCAAACGGGTTTGTAATGTTGATAACAGTAAAAGAGCGTATTTTGCCATAACAGTTTTGATATGAAATGAATCATTATTATGTTTCGCCTTAGCACTTTAGTAGTTTCTTCAACTGCAACACATTTAACCCGCAGGCTATGAGTTTGACACCCCCTGACCTAAGACATGACACTGTATGACACGCTATTTTCATTAGCTTACATTATATCGGCACTTCCATCATAGGAAGAGGATGTGCGAGGCCAGTGTTGCTTGGATCTACGCATGACATCACACTTCGGTACCGTTACTCAGCCTTCTCTAGCCTCAGTGTGGCTCACAGATCGAAGTGAGAACTTTCAATCCTTGTTTACTTTCATTCCTGAAACATTCAGTAATTAGCGCCTCTTCTCAGGTTCGCCATACTACTGTGCAGCTATGTACCCTGGGTCGGGGGTTGGAGCCCACACACCTACAGTCACCGTGGACGCAGGAGTAAGCCTGGCCCTTGCCTCGCTAATGCCTCCCACCCTGCCATTACTGCCACACGCCGCAGCTGcagcagccgccgccgccttcCTGCCGTACCAGCAGGCGGCAGTAGTGTGTCCAGCTGGCCCAAGTGGGCCGCCTCGCCCGCCACTCGCTCCCCCTAGAGCTCCGCGGCCCTCCGCCTTCACTGTGGAGGAGCTACTCAAGGACAAGAGGTCTGCCTCGccgggagaagaagaaagtgacgTGCCTGCCATTGTATCCAGTCTATACGGCCCCGCACCGCTacacctccctctccacccccaTTCTAATGCCCCTGTCCCACTACCTTTCCCACATCCTCCCACGCATATCCGACCCTCAGCTCTCCACAGGAATCATTCTCCACCCCTTCCCATCGAAAACACACGACGTTCCCCGGCACCCTCGTCCCCTGCCAAGTCCACATTCCAGAGTAGCACCGTGCCCACCACTACTTCAGTCTCTCCTTCGAACTCCTCAAGGGCGCGCTCCTACAGCCCCAGGgtgtttcctcctctctcctcctccgcatctccttcccttccacatcGTCTGACTCCATCTCCAGCAAGCCCACAGTCAAATCAACTTGTACTTCCTACAcgatcctcttcctctctttctccttcccctccatccaTTTATTCCCTTCAGAACAGCAACACCTCTATTTCCCAACTTGGCAGAGTTAAGCGTCTGTCTGACACCAAAGTTAGAATTATCACTCCCAGTTCGCATCACCTACACAACTCTCAGTAGTCAGACCTAGGAATTACGGGCACTGGTCCCCAAGAACCGCACCCATGcatcgttctttttcttctttttactactgAATGTATCTCTCGCgccatgaatatatatatatatatatatatatatatatatatatatatatatatatatatatatatatatatatatatatatatatatatatatatatatatatatatatatatatatatatatatatatatatatatatatatatatatatatatatatatatatatatatatatatatatatatatatatatatatatatatatatatatatatatatatatatatatatatatatatatatatatatatatatatatatatatatacgtgtgtgtgtgtgtgtgtgtgtctgtgtttgtgtgtgtatgtgtgtgtgtgtgtgtgtgtgtgtgtgtgtgtgtgtgtgtgtgtgtgtgtgtgtgtgtattcaccgTGTATGAAAGCAGCGTTTTATGTAttacatctttgttgttgttgttgttggtggtggtggtggtggtggtgtgtgtgtgtgtgtgtgtgtgtgtgtgtgtgtgtgtgtgtgtgtgtgtgtgtgtgtgtgtgtgtgtgtgtgtgtgtgtgtgtgtgtgtgtgatttttttgcGCGTACGTGTGTAATCTCGAATGAAAATTAATATGCCTATATGCCCATTCTTTGCTGGACACTTATCATGGGtaagtgtgcgtgcgtgagtgcgtgcgtgcgtgcgtgcgcgcacgTAAGAACCTGCTTACAtgtatgggtgtgtgggtgcgtgtgtaCTCGCGCCGTTCCAGTTATTCTAGTCAAAACCAATGTTTAGTTCAAATAAACATTCCATATTATAGCACTGATttattaccttctttctttgcttatttcgCCAAACATTGAATATCAAAAGGATCTTTTCATACGTCCGCCAGTTACCATTTACAACAAATACCAGTGACTGGCTGATGATGGTAAGAGATACGTAGTTTACGCTTCAGCTTTTTTGAATTACAAAATAACAATGTTCCCCAAAATCAGAAAACTTCCTAAACTTGCGTGAAAAAGAACAATTTATTCCACTATTGCCATTGATTATTTACAtcagtaaatatttaaaaacttACTGGCAAAGCTCATGTTATCCtccgatttctctctctctctttctctctctctctctctctctctctctctctctctctctctctctctctctctctctctctctctctctctcattccttgctCACAAACGTACATGGTCTCTGGGATCACCATAGCATCCTTTTCAAAGTTATGTGACGCCTTACCATGTCCGGCATGAAAACTACATGGCAAAAACGAACGTGACTTCATTCCATATTAATATGCATACAGGTTTTTTCAttcaaataacacacacacacacacacacacacacacacacacacacactagcacatactcgtacaaagagtgaatacagataaataaacaaaaaaaaaattgttaacaCATAAAGATGGTAAGGGATGTAGTGGTCAGCAGCTACCAAAGAGCGAGTGACAAGCCTGAACGTGGTCTAAGTTGTCGTATTGCAATAAGTACTGGCACTCAGCTAGTAGCGGCTGTCCTTGAGGGAGCATATCAGTGATGTCACTGACTTCTGGACAGATCAGGCAGTGGACTTAACACAGAGACCAGGAGGAAAACTAGAGCACATCCATCTCCTGACTTGCCTTCTGACCATGAGGCCCAGGCGATGATACTTGTATCTATGGAGAAGGAAGGCATCGTAGTGGTGAATGGAGACACTAGCCGGTCTCTGCTGATCCTTGCGGTGGCTGGTGTCCAGAAGGGCGACAGCACGGATCTTCTTCAAACAGCAGGAGAGCGAGGTAAGAGAGCTAGACCACCAGCAAGGTCAAAGGCTGCCTTGCCTCGGCTTTCTACCATGTCAATGCAGCGAAGACCAGTATGAGGGGGGATCCATAGGAATTTTACAGTCAGGCCTCGCTCACTCATCAGAGCCAAGAAAGATAGAATGTGTTGCACTAAAGATTGATAGGCAGGTTTTACGGAGGAAAGAGCCTGAAGGGCAGATTTAGAATCGTATATCACCACGTCACTGATTCCCCGATGACAGAGAAGACTGACTGCATTTAAGATGCCACACAATTCACAGAAAGTGGCGCTGGATGAGTTACGTAGTTTACGCCCCAACCATTTTCCCGGTGGAAGGTTTGTGTCGAGGGAAAACACCGCACTCTCCGCCTTCCCATCTGGCTGCAGCGACCCGTCTGCGTACAGGTGGTGGGAAGCCTGGACTGACGCTATGGCCAGCTGCCTCTGCAAGGTGGGAGAATCAGTTTTCGAATCGGGAATGTAACACACGGGCAGCATTCACAGGGGCGGGTCACGAAGAACTTCTCCCTCGGGGACAACAACATCCAGGCTGCGGATGATGCTACACACCGTCTTGACGAGCATGCAGCCACCAGGCTGGAGAGGAGACAGGCGTTGTCGAGGATCCAAGGAATTACGTATTATGAGAATAATGTGGCACGATCTGAGAGGAGTGAAGACATTTGACAGTAAATCTCGTAAAATAAGATTCTATTCTATCACTGATGGATGGCAGGTTAAGCTCTGCTTGCATATTCACCACTATTTACATGGGGCATTTGAAAATAACTCTTATAGCCTAGCTGATTCTGAAACTTCTCAAGGGGCAATAAGGAAGACCTGGGAAGCTGAACCAGAGCCGGAGAAATAATCAATAACCAAACGAATAAATATAATGTAAATGTACGGGCTACAGGTATGGAGATACGAGCTGCATTGATTTGTTAGCCATTTAAGTAGTGCGAGGCGCTTCTGTAGCCGAAGCAGTAGATCTCGGATCAATGGAGGATCCCGCTGACCAGAAGAAGCCCGAGGGATGTTCACAGGTCCCCAAGGTAGAGGTACTGCCTACATCAAAGAATGATGCACACACCCATTCTGAACTGTGGCAAGTAGTTGGGGGTAGAAAATATTCTGCTTTTGTCAGGAGAGATGACGAGACAACAGGTTGCATCATCTGcatggaaggagtgaaggtagtGCTGGAGGTCATCTGGTGAGTGAGAATGAATACAAACATCATCGGCATAACATGTGATAGTAGTCCCTGGAATGTTAtgcaaaagggagaggaaacagtgCATAcagatattgaaaaaaaaaaaaaaaaaaaaaaaaaagaaatcaaaattCCTCCCTGCGCAGTTCCCAAATTAAAGCTCTTGGTGGAACTAAAAGCCCATTTGAAAAAGACCCGAGAATTCTTGTTGCTTATATATCTACGTATCCACTTCAACAGTCGCCTCCTGATGCCAAGATGTACCAGCTGGTCAAGAATTATATCCCGCTTTGCGGTGTCGAACGAGCTCGTAAGGCCAATGAAGGCAACTACGCTGCTGGAGGAGAGGCACATGTATAGTTCAGCGAGGCAGGAGTGGGTGCTGCGCTATGGCAGGAAGCCAAACAGTTGAGGTGAGAGCACAGCTTCCAGCCGATACAGGAGACGGGACAGTAGTAATCGCTTCATGATCTTAATGAAACACAATGTTAGTGATACTGATCTAAATTTATTAATACCTGATTTTAGAATAGGGATAATCGTACTGGTGGTCTAGCCGGTAGGCACACATCCCTGACGATAACAAAGATTGTATACTTGCAGCAGAGGATTCCCAGGCACTCGATGAAGCAGTCTGAGGACGGAATATGTGATGCCATCATTTCTTGGTGCTGTCGTTTTACCTCGAGCAAGAGCACAGCGCAGCTCGGCCTCAGTGATGAGTGTGTCCTCTTCATCACCTCTGTCCATCAATGCTTTCATCAGACGGACGGTTCGGTGACCTGCCCTGACAGAGAGCGGTTCCTGGACGTTCTCAGGGAGACTGCTGACACTAGACTGGTCAAACCAGGCACCAAAGAGTTCCTGAGCATACTCACCTAGGTTGTGTTACTAATCAGCTGCCACATGGTCCACTCGCTCATTAGGCGGCTAATGTTGTCGATGAGCTTCTGCCAAGAGTCTGTCCTCGCACATTTCTGGAGACCTATCAGTTCATCCCTGGAAACCTCGTACTGGTGCAGATTTTCAGATGTTGGGTCCTCTCAAAACCGTAGTCCAGCTTTCACCGCTGTCTGAAGAATATATTCATTAAAAGTCCAAGAGATGGTTCTTTGTGGTCGCTTGATGTGAGGTCTAGAAACGTAAAGATTGTAAAAAATCATGCTTGGCTTTCACAATGGAAGAGTGCAAGGTCTCAGGAGACAGAAGATCGAACTGTGGAAGAAAAGCAGACATATAAGCAATGTATGTAGGACAATATCTGGGAGGTATATTGATGCATGTTCGATGGTGGACACGTTCTAGACCTGCTGGTAGAGAGTATTTAAAGCTGAGGGCAACATGGTTCGAGAAGATAGCGGGGATGCGTGTGAGGTGGTTACTGTGTATGTACTGAAGGCGGCGCCCATTGTTGTTCGGTGTTGAGGAAGCGTCACCAAACCCTGGGTGACGAGCATTAAAGTCACCCATGTAAAGCATTCCCTGAGCTGCTGCATaataaatattacatattacaCATTGGTATCTTACCAGCCCCAAGAGTTACTTCGAAAAGCTGAAAAGTAGTGTCTGCGTCAGTAAGCAGCGTAGTAGTTTATATTGTATCAATGAATGGACATAGGTGATAAGGCTTTCTTACGTGGTGGTTGTAGGAGCTTGTAAGCACAGGAGCCTTCTGTTGAGTCAAGTTCTCCAATAAAAGCCTCCTGAATAAAGACAACgtgctggtgatggtaataTACATAGGCCTGAAGAAAGCAAGCTTGTCGAGAGCAGTTATCCCACAGGCGTTCCAGGATATAATGTGTAACGAAATCCTGTTATCAAAGAgcatatttctttaatttacgAGTGTCTAAGAGGGGACGTATACCAGAACGAGCAGCAATACAAGAGGAACTGAGAACACTGCTGATCTCATCAATGTGAGTTTCTAACGTACCATACCTTTACTGTAGTGATGAGATACAAGCGAGAACCGTCTGTTGTGCGTTCACTAGCAAGGTGAGTCTTTTCTCCACGCTGACTTGTTTGGTGACTAGGCTGGTCAGTCGCGCTTCCATGGTTTAAAGACGTAACTCGAGGGAGGCACAGCGATTCTTCAACTCGTCCACAAATCTGCGAAGAGCTCGTACCTGTGGTGAGGAAAAGGCAGCGGTTGAAACTGAAGGTGCAGCAGCAGATGTTTGTGGTAACAGCTGCGGCACAGTCCTAGAGTGTGACAAGGAAGGAAATCGAGCAGCCTTGCCACACACTAACACCAGGTAACTATCAACGAGGACAACGCTAGTTTGAAGTGATTTCTGCTGGAGGTGGTGTTGGTCGTGCGGCGTATCCCTTCGTGGTGGGCAGTGGTAGTGTGGGGCCGCAGTGCAGGCAGGTGTGCAACAACGCGTAACGTTCCGAAGCAAAACAAAATCGGGAATTGTAACCAACACCCCAGTATCTATAACATGACGGGAGGTCATTATCCAATTTACGGATCTtgcaaggagggaggcagggcagAAAGCTGGTGAAGAATGCAGGAGGTTGGTCAGGAAAATTCCACGTTATAACAGTCCTGTTAATGGGCCTACCATTCTGATGAGAACGACTGGCGTTGAAAACTCCTGGCAGCTCCTTGCTTAGGGTCGAGTCCACTCCCACCGGGTAAAGAGTCACCAGGAAGGACGAGAACTTACACGAGGCCTAGTGGGGAAATCTTGACTGACAAGTTCAAATGAAAGAAACTCACCAGCTTCCACACTTTTCATAATGTCTTGGCGGTTATGAGAGATGTACACAAACCTAGAAGTTACAGCTGACATCTTTATCTCTGCAAGTACCCGATCAAGGCTGAACGCTCTTGTTACCTCCATCAGCCATCGCAGTTTGGTGTTCACACTCGGGTCCTCAAAGAACACTGGCCTCACATAATCTTCTCGTGAAGCAAAagctgggagggagggcagtGTGTGCTGAAGTGGTGGGTTCCTGTATTGGATGCCTGAGGGAACCTCCAAATGTAACCCAAATCTGCTGGTAACTTGTATGTGTAGTACTGACCTCAGGGTGCTTGCATTTCTCTGTAACACGGGACGATTTGTTGGCAGGACACTGCGCCTCCTCACTGGTGTTCATATCGTCCATGGTGCGCTTTGAGGAGAGGGAAGCCTGAGGGTCACGGCCGGCGAGAGGTGCTGCCGGGGGGCCAATACCCAGTGCCTGGGAGGAATGACCTATTCCTGGACGAAGCACTTGAGTCACGTAGGCCTTGTTGTCGCTGCTCAGTTTGATACCATTATCAAGTTTCGACAGTGTTGCGAGGCCCGAAAACGCCATGAAGTCCAGATccggcggcagcagcaacactaACAGCAACTGCAGGAA is a window from the Scylla paramamosain isolate STU-SP2022 chromosome 11, ASM3559412v1, whole genome shotgun sequence genome containing:
- the LOC135104606 gene encoding uncharacterized protein LOC135104606; the protein is MYPGSGVGAHTPTVTVDAGVSLALASLMPPTLPLLPHAAAAAAAAAFLPYQQAAVVCPAGPSGPPRPPLAPPRAPRPSAFTVEELLKDKRSASPGEEESDVPAIVSSLYGPAPLHLPLHPHSNAPVPLPFPHPPTHIRPSALHRNHSPPLPIENTRRSPAPSSPAKSTFQSSTVPTTTSVSPSNSSRARSYSPRVFPPLSSSASPSLPHRLTPSPASPQSNQLVLPTRSSSSLSPSPPSIYSLQNSNTSISQLGRVKRLSDTKVRIITPSSHHLHNSQ